The following are encoded together in the uncultured Sphaerochaeta sp. genome:
- a CDS encoding DUF4032 domain-containing protein → MIQNEDKETYMDNHDIQKRQSIEYMIKNSDMFLDADYERLASHIEGHRYFLGKNLSMPITWDEATYSWMSNIYQPISQVMENWATQLSFPGRRKADLFFEICDHQYFLSLKQQKEVDVYNAALDYDIQFGKTIGRIIARILSSNNAA, encoded by the coding sequence ATGATACAGAACGAGGACAAGGAGACCTATATGGATAACCACGATATACAGAAAAGACAAAGCATCGAGTACATGATCAAGAACTCTGACATGTTCCTGGACGCAGACTATGAACGTCTCGCTTCACACATTGAGGGACACCGCTACTTTCTTGGAAAGAACCTTTCCATGCCAATTACCTGGGATGAGGCAACCTACTCCTGGATGAGTAATATCTACCAGCCAATCAGCCAGGTCATGGAAAACTGGGCAACCCAGCTGAGTTTTCCTGGAAGAAGGAAAGCAGACCTCTTTTTCGAGATTTGTGACCATCAGTATTTCCTGAGCCTGAAACAGCAGAAGGAAGTCGATGTGTACAATGCTGCACTTGACTACGACATACAGTTTGGCAAGACCATCGGAAGGATCATTGCAAGGATTCTCTCTTCCAACAATGCGGCATAA
- a CDS encoding nitroreductase family protein, which yields MWQYDMIYKRKSFHLFRGVERSLTDEELEEINTALSECKPLVSDIKVATKIVPANETTCKRGETHCIMFYSEKKEGSLENIGYIGEQIDLYLASRDIGALWYGIGKKKEENHSGLEYVIMIAIAKMPPKTFRKDMFKAKRNMLAEIRAGEGFDEILDIARFSPSACNSQPWYVSCEKKTLAVYRYTREGKRGIMPEGSVLYYNQIDIGIFLYILEICMEHGGLVFARSLMFEPSDLEKNLTAQYQITT from the coding sequence ATGTGGCAGTATGACATGATTTATAAACGGAAGTCCTTCCATCTTTTTCGAGGCGTAGAGCGCTCACTTACAGATGAGGAGCTAGAAGAGATCAATACAGCCTTAAGTGAGTGCAAACCTCTTGTCAGTGATATCAAGGTTGCAACAAAGATTGTTCCGGCCAATGAGACAACCTGCAAGCGAGGGGAAACACACTGCATCATGTTCTACAGTGAAAAGAAGGAAGGGTCCTTGGAGAATATCGGTTATATCGGGGAACAGATTGATCTCTATCTGGCATCGAGAGATATCGGTGCTCTCTGGTATGGGATCGGGAAGAAAAAAGAGGAGAACCACTCGGGGCTTGAGTATGTCATCATGATAGCCATCGCAAAAATGCCGCCAAAAACATTTCGTAAGGATATGTTCAAGGCTAAGCGAAACATGCTTGCAGAAATCAGAGCAGGCGAGGGCTTTGATGAGATCCTGGATATTGCACGATTCTCCCCAAGTGCATGCAACAGCCAGCCATGGTATGTTTCCTGCGAGAAGAAAACGCTTGCTGTGTATCGCTACACCAGGGAAGGGAAGCGTGGAATAATGCCAGAGGGGAGCGTCTTGTACTACAACCAGATCGACATAGGCATATTTCTTTATATACTTGAAATCTGTATGGAACATGGAGGTCTTGTCTTTGCAAGATCCCTCATGTTTGAACCTAGTGATCTTGAGAAGAATCTCACAGCGCAATACCAGATAACCACATGA
- a CDS encoding alpha/beta hydrolase, whose product MKKKAVLYIHGKHGSKEELDRLRPLLQTKEYDGYAIDLPGHGQSTEDLVSFTPWGTKPLLQTSFGMLSREYTQVTLVANSIGCYFSMHALQGNPIDNALFISPILSMERLITDMIAWAGITEAALQKKKEFHTEFGEILSWDYLQYVRNNPSNWKIPTSVLYAGHDMMTSRDTIDSFISAHNAALTVYEEGDHWFHTPEQLEFLDQWLLKQL is encoded by the coding sequence ATGAAGAAAAAAGCAGTTCTCTACATACACGGTAAACATGGCAGCAAGGAAGAACTAGATCGTCTGAGACCATTGCTTCAAACTAAAGAGTATGATGGGTACGCCATAGACCTTCCAGGGCATGGCCAAAGTACAGAAGATCTCGTAAGTTTTACTCCATGGGGTACCAAGCCTCTATTACAAACCTCCTTTGGAATGCTTTCAAGGGAATATACTCAGGTCACGCTAGTTGCAAACAGCATTGGGTGTTACTTCTCCATGCATGCATTGCAGGGTAACCCTATAGATAATGCCTTATTCATTTCTCCCATTCTATCCATGGAGCGGCTTATCACAGATATGATCGCTTGGGCAGGTATTACTGAGGCAGCGTTGCAGAAGAAAAAAGAATTTCATACGGAATTTGGAGAAATACTTTCGTGGGATTATCTTCAATATGTTCGAAATAATCCTAGTAATTGGAAAATCCCTACCTCTGTGCTTTATGCAGGACACGATATGATGACCTCCAGGGACACCATCGATTCCTTCATCAGTGCGCACAATGCTGCTCTCACAGTCTATGAAGAAGGGGATCATTGGTTCCATACTCCTGAGCAATTGGAGTTCCTAGATCAGTGGCTCCTGAAGCAACTATGA
- the nth gene encoding endonuclease III, giving the protein MDKNTYASLIYERLDTLLPEDIQFLEQRDPFRFLISVILSAQTTDRTVNAVVRTLFALYPDAPSLAKARREDVEEIIFPTGFYRNKAKHIIACAQALGDCGLPETMEELVKLPGVGRKTASCVLGDIYGKPAIIVDTHFGRVVNRLGLVSTKDPEKIEKEVASLLEPRFHYRFSMTANLFGRTTCHAKKPGCEDCPFSDFCPSRDAFLKKHSK; this is encoded by the coding sequence ATGGATAAGAATACATACGCGAGTTTGATATACGAACGATTGGACACACTCCTACCAGAAGATATTCAGTTTTTGGAGCAACGTGACCCCTTCAGATTCCTGATCAGTGTCATCCTCTCAGCCCAGACAACTGACCGAACCGTCAACGCAGTGGTACGAACGTTGTTTGCCCTCTACCCTGATGCTCCTTCCCTTGCCAAGGCAAGAAGGGAGGATGTGGAAGAGATCATCTTTCCCACCGGCTTCTATCGAAACAAGGCAAAGCATATCATTGCCTGTGCACAGGCACTCGGAGATTGCGGGCTTCCTGAAACCATGGAAGAGTTGGTCAAGCTTCCTGGAGTGGGGAGAAAGACAGCCAGCTGTGTGCTGGGTGATATCTATGGAAAGCCGGCCATTATTGTCGACACACATTTTGGAAGAGTTGTGAACCGGCTTGGGTTGGTTTCAACCAAGGATCCGGAGAAAATCGAGAAGGAAGTAGCTTCTCTCTTGGAACCTCGATTTCATTACCGGTTTTCCATGACAGCCAACCTGTTTGGGAGAACGACCTGTCATGCAAAGAAACCAGGTTGTGAGGATTGTCCGTTCAGTGATTTCTGTCCGAGTCGAGATGCTTTTCTGAAGAAACATTCCAAGTGA
- the rpmB gene encoding 50S ribosomal protein L28: MARRCEICGKGTVAGNSVPRKGQAKKHGGVGQHIGVTTKRVFRPNIVSVKTLVKGTPRTIKVCTRCLRSGKIEKLV; encoded by the coding sequence ATGGCTCGTAGATGTGAGATTTGCGGAAAAGGAACGGTTGCAGGAAATAGTGTTCCGAGAAAAGGACAAGCCAAGAAGCATGGCGGTGTTGGTCAACACATTGGTGTTACCACAAAGCGCGTATTCCGCCCCAACATCGTGTCTGTGAAAACTCTGGTCAAGGGAACTCCCCGTACCATTAAAGTTTGCACACGTTGCTTGCGGAGCGGTAAAATCGAGAAGCTCGTATAA
- the thrA gene encoding bifunctional aspartate kinase/homoserine dehydrogenase I, which produces MNDIRVHAVESINLVSQDGLEKLIRILRTSGETHQVVVLAPFTDDNLELTNLLHLAMQRDERLWSMQEQRFTRWTALVEDLLSVPAGTKVLDRIKQGFADLEDILRSIWLVQEISEGVQRYAGTLCDSWVADLACHWANLHNLPSNLLGYADSLKKHRVEESSLFIYGAVKDGQSEYAAASLAAQLEAVGVTFWNNSSLLHNADHREVPSALVIRSLSYAEATELSFFGAPIIHSHALVPAIAASLDVQLRCWKDEEDPGTIISKHGDKREPNRVKGFSIIHDIALINVEGAGMSGVIGIASRLFSAMRKASISVVLISQASSEYSICFAVPEREADRACATARKEFAPELEAASIQSIEAETGLAVLAAVGEQMTGQAGVAGKFFSSLGKAGVNVIAIAQGSSETNISAVIKGIDSKKALRALHARFFLSKRAISVGLLGPGNIGGTLLQQISKETTRLKEQFGLDIHIRGIANSRKMLLDQDGIDPGAWKERFDKEAVELDQDLFTRHIGATYFPHSLIIDCTTSSKLAEQYVSWLESGIHVITPNKKAGTAPMAYYQSLLETSMRTGKRFLYETTVGAGLPIIWTLKDLVQTGDTVHRIEGIVSGTLAWLFSSYDASIPFSSLVRQAKEMGYTEPDPRDDLSGMDVGRKTVILARELGYSLEVEDIPIQSLVPESLDGCSSSEFMERLEAIDPIIEKAYKDAAEKGEKLRYVGIVDEEGNCSASLKSYAGNHPFAQANGTDNVICFTTDRYLSQPLVIKGPGAGREVTAGGVFSDILRLAAYLGARI; this is translated from the coding sequence ATGAATGACATACGGGTACACGCAGTAGAAAGCATCAATCTTGTTTCACAGGATGGTTTGGAAAAGCTCATCCGAATTCTTCGTACCTCCGGAGAGACACACCAGGTAGTAGTACTTGCTCCATTCACTGATGATAACCTTGAACTCACCAACCTCTTGCACCTTGCCATGCAACGTGATGAGAGGCTCTGGTCCATGCAGGAGCAACGCTTTACCCGTTGGACAGCCTTGGTTGAAGACCTTCTTTCTGTACCTGCCGGGACCAAGGTCCTGGACAGGATAAAGCAAGGATTTGCAGACCTGGAAGATATCCTTCGCTCAATCTGGTTGGTTCAGGAGATCAGTGAAGGAGTACAGCGCTATGCAGGTACTCTCTGTGACAGTTGGGTTGCTGATCTTGCTTGCCATTGGGCCAATTTGCATAACCTTCCATCCAATCTCCTTGGCTATGCCGATTCCCTGAAGAAGCATAGAGTTGAGGAATCATCACTGTTTATTTATGGCGCGGTAAAAGATGGCCAAAGCGAATACGCTGCAGCATCCCTTGCTGCACAGCTTGAAGCAGTTGGGGTAACGTTCTGGAACAATAGTTCATTACTCCATAATGCTGACCACAGGGAAGTTCCTTCTGCGTTGGTTATCCGCTCTCTCTCCTATGCTGAAGCAACTGAGCTCAGCTTCTTTGGGGCTCCCATTATTCATTCTCATGCACTTGTCCCTGCCATTGCTGCCTCCTTGGATGTGCAGCTTCGCTGTTGGAAAGACGAAGAAGATCCAGGTACCATCATCAGTAAGCATGGAGACAAGAGAGAACCAAATAGAGTGAAGGGCTTTTCCATCATCCATGATATAGCCCTTATCAATGTGGAAGGAGCAGGAATGAGTGGTGTTATTGGCATCGCTAGTCGCCTCTTTTCAGCCATGAGAAAAGCTTCCATCTCCGTTGTGCTTATCAGTCAGGCTTCCAGTGAGTATTCCATCTGTTTTGCTGTTCCCGAGAGGGAAGCAGATCGTGCCTGCGCCACTGCTAGGAAGGAGTTCGCTCCCGAGCTTGAGGCTGCCTCCATTCAAAGTATTGAGGCTGAAACCGGGCTTGCAGTCCTTGCAGCTGTTGGAGAGCAAATGACAGGCCAGGCAGGAGTTGCTGGGAAGTTTTTTTCTTCCTTGGGCAAGGCAGGGGTAAATGTCATTGCCATTGCACAGGGTTCAAGTGAGACCAACATCAGTGCAGTTATCAAGGGAATTGACAGCAAAAAGGCATTGAGGGCGCTTCATGCACGGTTCTTCCTCTCCAAGCGAGCGATCTCGGTTGGTTTGCTCGGCCCAGGAAATATCGGCGGTACGTTATTACAGCAAATCTCCAAGGAGACAACCAGACTGAAAGAACAGTTTGGGCTCGATATTCATATCCGGGGTATTGCGAACTCTAGAAAGATGTTGCTTGACCAGGATGGGATTGATCCAGGCGCCTGGAAAGAACGCTTTGATAAGGAAGCTGTTGAGCTCGACCAAGACCTCTTTACCCGCCACATTGGTGCTACCTACTTCCCACACTCCCTGATCATAGACTGCACTACCAGCAGCAAACTTGCTGAGCAGTATGTGTCGTGGTTGGAGTCAGGGATTCATGTCATTACCCCGAACAAGAAGGCTGGGACGGCTCCTATGGCGTACTACCAGAGCTTGCTGGAGACTTCCATGAGAACCGGAAAACGATTTCTCTATGAGACCACCGTCGGTGCAGGGCTTCCTATTATCTGGACCTTGAAAGACTTGGTCCAGACAGGGGATACCGTACACCGCATTGAGGGTATTGTCAGTGGTACCCTTGCCTGGCTCTTCTCCAGCTATGATGCAAGTATTCCCTTCAGCTCCCTGGTAAGACAAGCAAAGGAGATGGGGTATACTGAACCGGACCCGAGAGATGATCTCTCAGGTATGGATGTTGGGCGGAAGACAGTCATTCTCGCCAGAGAGTTGGGCTATTCCTTGGAAGTGGAAGACATTCCCATACAGAGTCTGGTACCTGAGTCTTTGGATGGTTGTTCTTCAAGTGAGTTCATGGAGAGATTGGAGGCAATCGATCCTATCATTGAAAAAGCTTACAAAGATGCCGCAGAGAAGGGTGAAAAGCTCCGCTATGTCGGGATTGTAGATGAAGAGGGCAACTGCAGTGCTTCCTTGAAGAGCTATGCGGGCAACCATCCCTTTGCCCAGGCAAATGGAACTGACAATGTGATCTGTTTTACCACCGACCGGTATTTGAGCCAACCTCTGGTGATCAAGGGACCGGGAGCAGGAAGGGAAGTTACCGCCGGTGGTGTATTCTCTGATATTCTTCGATTGGCAGCCTATCTTGGGGCCAGGATTTAG
- the thrC gene encoding threonine synthase → MKFVSTRKEAPKVSASEAIMQGLAPDGGLYVPESFPSLSHLNVHEISSYPELAYEVLAPFFEDDPLKDDLAQICMDAFNFPVPLVPLKGKEMVLELYHGPTAAFKDFGARFLAASMEKILEKQSRKLTILVATSGDTGGAVAAAFAGRKGIDVKVLFPKGRVSKRQQTQLTCWGGNIEAYEVDGNFDDCQKMVKDAFMDQEIATKWGLSSANSINLGRLLPQSVYYVYASHLYFQATGKKPTFIIPSGNVGNSCGAYWALSMGSPIERIVLSVNENKTIPDYLFSGNYEKRPSVATLANAMDVGAPSNMERLFDLYPDIDTMRKMVSAWSVDDETIRKTIKEVYDESGYIMCPHTATGERVRRDHFSGKPTIVISTAHPAKFEQVVEPLLNTEVPVPENLKQLLDKKTSFKQVGKEYRELFE, encoded by the coding sequence ATGAAGTTTGTATCAACAAGAAAGGAAGCTCCCAAGGTGAGTGCCAGCGAAGCAATCATGCAAGGTCTTGCACCAGACGGGGGACTCTATGTTCCTGAGTCCTTTCCCTCCCTTTCTCACCTGAATGTACATGAGATCTCCTCATACCCTGAGCTAGCCTATGAAGTGCTTGCTCCTTTCTTTGAGGATGATCCTCTGAAAGATGACCTGGCTCAGATTTGCATGGACGCCTTCAATTTTCCGGTTCCCTTGGTTCCCCTAAAGGGGAAGGAGATGGTCCTTGAGCTCTATCATGGGCCGACTGCTGCATTCAAGGATTTTGGTGCACGATTCCTTGCTGCAAGCATGGAGAAGATCCTGGAGAAGCAAAGCCGAAAGCTTACCATTCTGGTAGCAACCAGTGGTGATACCGGTGGGGCGGTAGCCGCAGCCTTCGCTGGACGAAAGGGTATTGATGTAAAGGTACTTTTTCCCAAGGGTAGGGTAAGCAAGAGGCAGCAAACCCAGCTCACCTGTTGGGGTGGCAATATTGAGGCCTATGAGGTCGATGGCAATTTCGATGACTGCCAGAAGATGGTCAAGGATGCGTTCATGGACCAGGAGATTGCCACCAAGTGGGGACTCAGTAGTGCAAACAGCATTAACCTGGGCAGGCTCCTTCCCCAGAGTGTTTACTATGTCTATGCTTCCCATCTCTACTTCCAGGCAACTGGAAAGAAACCAACCTTCATCATTCCCAGTGGAAATGTGGGCAACAGCTGTGGTGCCTACTGGGCCCTGAGTATGGGATCTCCCATTGAAAGGATTGTCCTCTCAGTGAATGAGAACAAGACCATTCCTGACTATCTGTTTTCCGGCAACTATGAGAAGCGTCCCTCTGTAGCTACCTTGGCCAATGCCATGGATGTTGGGGCTCCGAGCAACATGGAGCGTTTGTTCGATCTCTATCCAGATATCGATACTATGCGAAAGATGGTAAGCGCTTGGTCTGTTGATGACGAGACCATCAGGAAGACGATCAAGGAAGTGTATGATGAGTCAGGGTATATCATGTGCCCCCATACCGCTACAGGAGAGCGAGTGAGAAGAGACCATTTCAGTGGCAAACCCACCATTGTCATTTCTACTGCCCACCCAGCAAAGTTTGAGCAGGTGGTAGAACCACTGCTTAATACAGAGGTACCCGTTCCAGAGAACCTGAAGCAATTGCTTGATAAGAAGACTTCTTTCAAACAGGTAGGGAAGGAGTATCGGGAGTTGTTTGAGTAG
- a CDS encoding InlB B-repeat-containing protein produces MKRSLLYTIPLLILFTLVSMIGCDMAGPEIEEKVSVTFYTDDIMQIKSVTVGERVTAPSAPTKTGHTFAGWYTDQSYANAWNFSTAITTDIILYAKWTPSSLDITYDYNSAQQNTTVQANYDTQLTAPAAPNANGSKIFSGWYKDSAFTYRWDFSTDVVHEDMTLYAQWLTDPVDITFDSNGGSFVNGVAVEKGATLTAPTAPTRDWYTFSGWYSDAGLSTAWNFSNPVNADMTLYAKWTSNTVKGVFDSNGGSNVLEQTILKGSTFTKPSDPEKEGYTFAGWFSDTGLTTAWDFNTDVSADTTLYAKWTEIFATHVRDYRVATLTDVPLETGVDIDPYTLPGFNDESFMAFLQGTLNSGFGGTITAFTETIKGNAHPTTRALSSTFSISLEDENLSIVQPGETEGTYDTLLDFTIDHLDLEMKAKVSDLLELLETAADMPLTNENKPDFDAISDIIGDIFAEGNFGVSSFMSIEESNGIKLATGLFIDFGIKNLQYQIPSTDNPLWIDGDVYISLQFSIATNTIGVAGESDVTVYDHPVVIEFALKPIKATRLDDIDTYLEDLSSIFANQNSFGTAMAAFYGSYDVSEEYMKLSITDGTTAHSLTNWELVEYIGGLIAEMS; encoded by the coding sequence ATGAAAAGATCATTGCTATATACTATTCCATTATTAATACTGTTCACATTGGTGAGTATGATTGGGTGCGATATGGCTGGACCAGAAATTGAAGAGAAGGTCTCTGTCACATTCTATACTGATGATATCATGCAAATTAAATCTGTTACCGTAGGTGAAAGAGTTACAGCTCCGTCGGCACCTACGAAAACGGGACATACATTTGCTGGTTGGTATACTGACCAGAGTTATGCAAACGCTTGGAATTTTTCCACTGCAATCACTACAGATATCATACTGTATGCCAAGTGGACACCAAGTTCACTCGATATAACGTATGATTATAACAGCGCACAACAGAATACTACTGTTCAAGCAAATTATGATACACAATTAACAGCACCAGCTGCTCCAAATGCCAATGGATCAAAAATATTTAGTGGATGGTATAAAGACAGCGCATTCACCTATCGGTGGGACTTTTCAACGGATGTAGTACACGAGGACATGACCCTCTATGCTCAATGGCTGACAGACCCTGTCGATATTACGTTCGATTCCAATGGTGGAAGCTTTGTTAACGGAGTAGCAGTTGAAAAGGGAGCAACCCTTACAGCACCAACAGCTCCCACAAGAGATTGGTATACATTCAGTGGATGGTATTCTGATGCGGGACTATCAACTGCATGGAATTTTAGTAATCCTGTGAATGCTGATATGACACTGTATGCTAAATGGACCAGTAATACGGTTAAAGGAGTGTTTGATTCAAACGGTGGGAGTAATGTTCTTGAGCAAACCATCTTAAAAGGCTCAACATTTACAAAACCTTCAGATCCTGAAAAAGAGGGGTACACCTTTGCGGGTTGGTTCTCTGACACTGGATTAACAACTGCATGGGATTTCAATACTGATGTGAGCGCTGATACAACGCTCTATGCGAAGTGGACAGAAATATTTGCCACTCATGTCAGAGATTATAGAGTTGCAACTTTGACGGACGTTCCTCTGGAAACCGGAGTAGATATTGATCCTTATACACTGCCAGGTTTTAATGATGAGAGCTTCATGGCATTCCTTCAAGGAACACTTAATTCTGGATTTGGTGGAACGATAACTGCTTTTACTGAAACCATTAAAGGAAATGCACATCCTACCACAAGAGCGCTTTCATCCACCTTCAGTATCAGCCTAGAAGATGAAAATCTCTCTATAGTTCAACCAGGCGAAACAGAAGGCACCTATGATACATTGTTAGATTTTACTATCGATCATCTCGATTTGGAAATGAAAGCGAAAGTCTCCGATTTGCTGGAATTACTTGAAACAGCAGCTGATATGCCTCTAACTAATGAAAACAAACCAGACTTTGATGCTATTTCTGACATAATTGGAGATATCTTTGCAGAAGGAAATTTCGGTGTTTCCTCTTTCATGTCAATTGAAGAATCTAATGGGATCAAGCTAGCTACTGGCTTGTTCATCGATTTTGGCATCAAGAACTTGCAGTACCAGATACCATCAACAGATAACCCGCTATGGATAGATGGTGATGTATACATTTCCTTACAGTTCAGCATCGCGACTAACACGATTGGTGTTGCAGGGGAATCAGATGTCACTGTTTATGATCATCCCGTTGTCATCGAATTTGCCTTGAAGCCAATCAAAGCAACGAGACTGGATGATATTGATACGTATCTGGAAGATCTCTCAAGCATTTTTGCGAATCAGAATTCATTTGGGACAGCCATGGCGGCGTTCTACGGTTCTTATGACGTAAGCGAAGAGTATATGAAGCTTTCGATTACTGACGGAACCACTGCGCATTCGCTTACAAATTGGGAATTGGTTGAGTATATCGGAGGACTGATAGCCGAGATGTCTTAA